In Sesamum indicum cultivar Zhongzhi No. 13 linkage group LG1, S_indicum_v1.0, whole genome shotgun sequence, the sequence TTCGCCCAGTAACTCCTTAGATCAATTGGGTTAGAGAAATTATAACCTTCGGATGCAAGTTTCTCCAAGACCTTCTTAAAAGCTCCAATACTCATCTTCCGTCCCGCTATCCTTGCACCCCGTCTCTTCGAGCTCATAGGCAAGGGATAAACAGACACCCCAGTTGTACAGCAAGCAGACTGCCAACCACCAGATCCCCATCTATAACATTGTTGTGGTGTCCCCGTGCACGAGCAAACTGGAATAGGAATTTCTGAAATATCCATACTAACTccattaattacaatttccgCCCGTTTCTTGGGAGTCCTTGCGCGATGAACTGAAGGAGCAGACTCATCCCTTTGCACCCTAGGAGTCCTAGTCCTCGGTTTCTTCTCTTTCGGGGGAGACTTTGGGACTTTACCACCACCTCTCTTCTTTGCCACCGCACCACCActgccaccaccaccaccaccattaTCTCTTTCTTCACACACTTCTTCCATTTCACAGATCACATTGtcattttttggtaaattcaTTTGCTGGGGCATTTGGATAGAATGAGCAGATGAAGTCTCCGGCGAAACACCATAACTTGACTGATAATAAGCATGGTGTTGATTTCCAGATAAAACGTTGAGGTACTTGTCCCTGTTTTGATTCATCCAATAGTCCATCGGAAAGTGGGCTTCCGAAATGCCGCCAACACGATGGTGATGGAACGGTCCGCCATTAGTAGAGGCCATTACGGATGACGGGTGGGTGTGCTGGTGATCACGaactccaccaccaccaaaaAGGGGCTTCTCAGCCATGGAGGACATTAGCTGAAGGCCCAGATGGCTCTTAAGTGTAGTTGTTGGGGGTTCAAGGAAACCCCAGTTCCTCAGATTCATATTTCCATTTCCATCCATCTTATTGCAAGAAACAGATACAACGTCAACCCGTTAAACAACGAAGAACACCAGCACAGAATTCAGTAAAATAAACTCCCTTCCAATGAACAGCCAAACGGAATTTTAGCACAACTACATCACCAACAACAATCCACATATCGCAATGCTGTTCTTGAGTTTCATCATGTCAACCCCTACAAAA encodes:
- the LOC105165789 gene encoding protein BASIC PENTACYSTEINE2-like → MDGNGNMNLRNWGFLEPPTTTLKSHLGLQLMSSMAEKPLFGGGGVRDHQHTHPSSVMASTNGGPFHHHRVGGISEAHFPMDYWMNQNRDKYLNVLSGNQHHAYYQSSYGVSPETSSAHSIQMPQQMNLPKNDNVICEMEEVCEERDNGGGGGGSGGAVAKKRGGGKVPKSPPKEKKPRTRTPRVQRDESAPSVHRARTPKKRAEIVINGVSMDISEIPIPVCSCTGTPQQCYRWGSGGWQSACCTTGVSVYPLPMSSKRRGARIAGRKMSIGAFKKVLEKLASEGYNFSNPIDLRSYWAKHGTNKFVTIR